A single window of Nitrospirae bacterium CG2_30_53_67 DNA harbors:
- a CDS encoding tRNA dihydrouridine synthase DusB: MKIKDLDLGLGLAAAPIAGVSDLAFRLLARRNGADLVFTEMISSASLTRNPGLNARHIMTDDEERPVAAQIFGADPDEMARAASILSEKGFDLIDINIGCPVRKVIRSGAGSALLRDIRQAWKVIHAVVHATHLPVTVKTRSGWDQESLCAVDLALAAEDAGAAALTLHPRTKSQAFCGRSDWEIIRKVKASLKIPVIGNGDIKVPEDGERMFRETHCDGIMIGRAAMGNPWIFSSLRSLLLYGKADPRPDPETIKQTLLMHLKMEVELKGGKGVPYMRKFAGWYSRGLPGSAEFRNRIHRVEHDEEFRRLVKEYFDSVKNRIWADRAAP; encoded by the coding sequence ATGAAAATTAAAGATCTTGATCTGGGGTTAGGGTTGGCGGCGGCGCCGATAGCAGGGGTGAGTGACCTTGCCTTTCGTCTTTTAGCAAGACGAAACGGCGCAGATCTGGTTTTTACCGAGATGATTTCATCCGCGTCCCTGACCCGGAATCCCGGCCTGAATGCACGGCATATCATGACCGATGATGAGGAAAGGCCGGTTGCGGCGCAGATCTTCGGGGCGGATCCGGATGAGATGGCCCGCGCCGCTTCGATACTTTCAGAGAAAGGTTTTGATCTGATCGATATTAATATCGGCTGTCCCGTAAGGAAGGTGATCCGTTCAGGCGCCGGGTCAGCCCTGCTGCGGGACATCCGTCAGGCATGGAAGGTGATCCATGCCGTGGTTCATGCCACCCATCTGCCGGTGACCGTCAAGACTCGTTCAGGCTGGGACCAGGAGAGCCTGTGTGCCGTGGATCTTGCCCTTGCCGCAGAGGATGCGGGCGCCGCGGCATTGACCCTCCACCCCAGGACAAAATCCCAGGCGTTCTGCGGCCGTTCCGATTGGGAGATCATCCGGAAGGTCAAGGCGTCCTTGAAAATTCCGGTGATAGGCAACGGGGATATCAAGGTCCCGGAGGATGGTGAGAGGATGTTCAGGGAGACCCATTGCGACGGAATCATGATCGGGCGTGCGGCCATGGGAAATCCATGGATCTTCAGCAGCCTGCGTTCACTCCTTCTATACGGAAAGGCGGACCCGCGTCCTGATCCGGAAACCATTAAACAGACCCTGCTCATGCATCTCAAAATGGAAGTGGAACTCAAAGGGGGAAAAGGCGTTCCCTACATGAGAAAGTTTGCGGGCTGGTATTCAAGAGGACTTCCCGGGTCGGCCGAATTTCGGAACCGGATCCATCGCGTGGAACATGATGAGGAATTCCGCAGGCTGGTTAAAGAATATTTTGATTCCGTGAAGAATAGGATATGGGCTGATCGGGCCGCTCCATGA